One window of Sphingomonas paeninsulae genomic DNA carries:
- a CDS encoding enoyl-CoA hydratase — MSDVIKMELAADGICRIVMNRPERGNAQNNELLYALDAALTEASRDVSVRVIILAGEGKHFSTGHDLGEFDPLLEGIDTVGVWGGFSMPAMEGYMAFEEEAYFGLCWRWRNIPKPIIAEVQGRVIAGGLMLAWICDLIVASEDATFADPVVAAGHNGVEYFAHPWEVGARKAKEMLFTGQGISAWAAERLGMVNRVVSLDRLTDETLELAKIIAEKPVMGVRLAKMSVNQTQDEQGFYNALRAAMGLQHLSHAQSFAVHGSSADESAAALIRKTLKLPLLP, encoded by the coding sequence ATGAGCGATGTCATCAAGATGGAATTGGCTGCGGACGGTATATGCCGGATCGTCATGAATCGTCCGGAGCGCGGAAACGCCCAGAATAATGAACTGCTCTACGCGCTTGATGCTGCGCTGACGGAGGCGTCACGTGACGTATCGGTGCGGGTCATAATCTTGGCAGGCGAAGGGAAACATTTCAGCACCGGTCACGATCTCGGCGAGTTCGATCCGCTGCTCGAAGGCATTGACACGGTCGGCGTATGGGGCGGCTTCTCTATGCCGGCAATGGAAGGCTATATGGCCTTCGAGGAAGAAGCTTATTTCGGTCTCTGCTGGCGCTGGCGCAACATTCCCAAGCCTATCATCGCCGAAGTTCAGGGTAGGGTAATCGCCGGCGGCCTGATGCTGGCTTGGATCTGCGATCTCATCGTGGCAAGCGAGGATGCGACCTTTGCCGACCCAGTGGTGGCGGCAGGCCACAATGGCGTCGAATATTTCGCGCATCCATGGGAAGTCGGCGCACGGAAAGCCAAGGAGATGCTGTTCACCGGCCAGGGCATTTCCGCGTGGGCTGCAGAACGGTTGGGCATGGTGAACCGGGTGGTATCACTCGACCGTCTGACGGATGAAACGCTTGAGCTAGCCAAAATAATTGCCGAAAAACCCGTCATGGGCGTTCGGCTTGCCAAAATGTCTGTGAACCAAACGCAGGATGAGCAAGGCTTCTACAACGCGCTTCGCGCGGCAATGGGTCTGCAACATCTTTCACATGCGCAATCGTTTGCGGTGCACGGAAGCTCAGCCGATGAATCCGCCGCAGCGTTGATCCGCAAGACCTTAAAACTGCCCTTACTGCCTTGA
- a CDS encoding flavin-containing monooxygenase: protein MDVVSRCERTQTPANVDIEALRERYRQERDKRVRPEGDNQYIEVSEDFSEFFEVDPYSPAVVRDAIEEDTEVAILGGGFAGLIAGARLKQAGIKDIRIIEMGGDFGGTWYWNRYPGVQCDVDAYCYLPLLEEVGYIPKERYSYGSEIFEHCRRIGHHFGLYDGAMFGTMALSLRWDELIQRWRIKTNHGDDIRARFLVMASGRYNRPKLPGIPGIKDFKNRIFHTARWDYEYTGGDATGELHKLADKRVAIIGTGATAVQVVPFLGQYAKHLHVFQRTPSSVDARGNRNTDPDWVKTLKPGWQAERQKNFNAAIYEMLSPNMPDIVCDGWTELNRNIQAVFADSGNAAPSLDEYMTVREPEDYKVMERIRQRIGSIVDDPETAEKLKPYYRFLCKRPCWNDNYLPTFNRPNVTLVDVSGSRGVERLTEDGIVANGVEYKIDCLVLASGFEIATGLKRRIGIETIEGRGGLSLYDHWAGGPKTLHGLSTHGFPNLFFAGWTQGGVSANVSEMYDNQARHFAYIIKETRARGATTVQPSQEAQDAWVETMQATEVSNKDFLSQCTPGYFNSEGSKVIKDSPLGEVYGPGYQAFVHLIETWRNNGDLNGLILEK, encoded by the coding sequence ATGGACGTGGTCAGCAGATGCGAACGGACACAGACACCGGCCAATGTCGACATTGAGGCGTTGCGGGAAAGGTATCGCCAAGAGCGCGACAAGCGCGTGAGGCCGGAAGGCGACAACCAGTATATTGAGGTCTCGGAAGATTTTTCTGAATTCTTCGAAGTTGATCCATATTCGCCGGCGGTCGTACGCGATGCCATTGAAGAAGATACCGAGGTCGCCATTCTCGGCGGAGGATTTGCGGGCTTAATTGCGGGCGCGCGCCTTAAACAGGCTGGTATAAAGGATATCCGCATCATCGAGATGGGCGGAGACTTTGGTGGTACCTGGTATTGGAACCGTTACCCAGGCGTCCAATGTGATGTCGATGCGTATTGCTATCTGCCGCTTCTCGAGGAAGTAGGCTACATTCCGAAGGAGCGATATTCTTATGGCTCCGAGATTTTCGAACATTGTCGGCGGATTGGCCATCATTTCGGTCTTTATGACGGAGCCATGTTTGGGACGATGGCGCTGTCGCTGCGATGGGACGAACTGATTCAGCGCTGGCGGATAAAGACCAATCACGGCGATGACATCCGTGCCCGCTTCTTGGTAATGGCATCCGGTCGCTACAATCGACCTAAGTTGCCAGGCATCCCAGGCATCAAAGACTTCAAGAACCGCATTTTTCATACCGCGCGCTGGGATTATGAGTATACTGGCGGCGATGCTACCGGCGAGCTGCATAAGCTCGCAGACAAGCGAGTTGCGATAATCGGCACTGGCGCCACCGCCGTGCAGGTCGTTCCTTTCCTTGGTCAATATGCTAAGCATCTTCATGTTTTTCAGCGGACGCCCTCGTCGGTCGACGCGCGCGGCAACCGGAACACCGATCCAGACTGGGTGAAGACGCTGAAGCCAGGCTGGCAGGCCGAGCGACAGAAAAACTTCAACGCTGCCATATACGAAATGCTATCCCCAAATATGCCGGATATTGTTTGTGACGGGTGGACCGAACTCAATCGTAACATCCAAGCCGTTTTCGCCGATTCAGGCAACGCAGCGCCGTCATTAGATGAATACATGACGGTGCGCGAGCCGGAAGATTACAAAGTCATGGAGCGCATCCGCCAGCGTATTGGCTCCATCGTGGATGATCCCGAAACAGCGGAAAAGCTCAAGCCCTATTATCGATTCTTGTGCAAGCGACCCTGTTGGAACGATAACTATCTACCGACCTTCAATCGCCCTAACGTAACGCTGGTCGATGTTTCAGGATCGAGGGGTGTCGAACGGTTGACCGAAGACGGGATCGTCGCCAATGGGGTTGAATATAAAATCGACTGCCTCGTTTTGGCGAGCGGATTCGAAATTGCGACTGGGCTGAAGCGTCGGATTGGGATCGAAACGATCGAAGGTCGCGGCGGTCTGTCGCTCTACGACCATTGGGCGGGTGGCCCCAAGACTTTGCATGGCTTATCGACGCACGGCTTTCCTAATCTCTTCTTTGCAGGTTGGACCCAGGGCGGTGTATCGGCCAACGTCTCCGAGATGTACGACAATCAGGCGCGGCATTTCGCTTACATTATTAAGGAAACGCGCGCGCGCGGCGCAACGACTGTTCAACCGTCACAGGAAGCTCAGGATGCCTGGGTGGAGACGATGCAAGCAACTGAAGTCTCAAATAAAGATTTTCTCAGTCAGTGCACGCCGGGATACTTCAATAGCGAGGGCAGCAAGGTAATTAAAGACTCCCCGCTTGGTGAAGTTTACGGCCCCGGCTACCAAGCCTTCGTCCATCTTATAGAAACCTGGCGCAACAATGGCGATCTAAATGGGCTCATTCTCGAGAAATGA